Proteins encoded together in one Quercus lobata isolate SW786 chromosome 3, ValleyOak3.0 Primary Assembly, whole genome shotgun sequence window:
- the LOC115978707 gene encoding pseudo histidine-containing phosphotransfer protein 5-like, protein MASSSLQQQIASMRQSFFDEGIINRDRFIQLENMPNSDFVNIAIKAYFKDSPKAINDIENALEANPLNVTELDGCLQIFKDGSDCIGASKVITEINKIKFCCYDNDMERSRVALAMMQLEYITLKSKLEAYLELLRQAAPASTPIFLSNTNPPGQGSANGND, encoded by the exons ATGGCTAGCAGTTCCTTGCAGCAACAAATTGCCTCCATGAGGCAATCCTTCTTTGATGAG GGAATCATTAACCGTGACAGGTTCATCCAATTGGAGAATATGCCCAATTCGGATTTTGTTAACATTGCTATTAAGGCATATTTCAAAGATTCACCGAAAGCTATCAATGACATTGAAAATGCACT ggaggCCAATCCCCTCAATGTCACGGAGTTGGATGGGTGtcttcaaattttcaaagatGGCAGCGACTG CATTGGTGCTAGCAAGGTGATTActgaaatcaataaaataaagttttgttgCTATGATAACGACATGGAAAG GAGTAGGGTTGCACTTGCTATGATGCAACTAGAGTATATCACTTTGAAGAGCAAATTGGAAGCCTATTTGGAg TTGCTTCGACAAGCTGCACCAGCATCTACACCTATATTTCTGTCTAATACTAATCCTCCAGGTCAAGGATCGGCTAATGGGAATGACTAG